One window from the genome of Ammoniphilus sp. CFH 90114 encodes:
- a CDS encoding DUF1450 domain-containing protein: MAKFCERNVHTTEAKEAIDILQEQYASVVEVRVVDCFRRCLQCRVRPFCRIQLETIEAEGANELVEKVLENIKG; the protein is encoded by the coding sequence GAATGTTCATACCACGGAAGCCAAAGAAGCCATTGATATTCTTCAGGAGCAATATGCTTCGGTTGTGGAGGTTCGTGTTGTAGATTGTTTCCGGAGATGCTTACAATGCAGAGTTAGGCCATTCTGTCGTATTCAACTAGAGACCATTGAAGCAGAGGGAGCAAACGAATTAGTAGAGAAAGTTCTAGAGAATATAAAAGGCTAG